One Opitutaceae bacterium DNA window includes the following coding sequences:
- a CDS encoding exo-alpha-sialidase: MGPDPLKPWYRNRDALPIPPANTVNPEIAAAGLHHTVHGKNHNPALVTLPNGDLLATWFSASAPEFEDLTDVSIIGTRLRFGADQWDLPGPFSDIPGAKDIGPVLTLDGTRILFASGGGGLDGIVFRWQLSDDNGATWSPMHLPVVIGPRGDYYPQPISNFLRGVDGTLYLPTDGSGGSSFLWASRDEGVTWRDTGGRTGGRHTVFVNLKDGTILGMGGKATNIDGYMPQSVSHDGGRTWKVSKTGFPWQGPSQQKPSIIRLASGRLFFAADWLNAAGEQPPGINRTGAYVALSDDEGETWTIKDLPDLPPHDRWLFRDMPGARSSPLKDGTIGYSIAAQAPNGIIHLLGSATQPPQHYEMNEAWILDPTAGASDATAAIPPDAAVQTSRDYHPDGAMKALWSVRRDRSGRMLLHGTETHWYPSGSKEYEVTWTDGRKSGPETHWNEQGNVVWQRDHRSNGITVWTQYWSSGARHRESSWRGMRADGPAREWDRDGNLVSETLFKDGAVQR; this comes from the coding sequence GTGGGGCCTGATCCTCTCAAACCTTGGTATCGCAATCGGGATGCGCTGCCGATCCCGCCCGCCAACACCGTGAACCCGGAGATCGCCGCCGCAGGGCTGCATCATACCGTGCACGGCAAGAATCACAATCCCGCTCTCGTCACGCTGCCCAACGGCGATCTGCTCGCGACATGGTTCTCCGCATCGGCTCCCGAATTTGAGGACCTGACCGACGTTTCCATCATCGGCACGCGCCTGCGCTTCGGCGCCGATCAGTGGGATCTGCCGGGGCCGTTCTCCGACATTCCGGGCGCGAAGGACATCGGCCCGGTGCTGACGCTCGACGGCACGCGGATCCTCTTTGCTTCCGGTGGCGGCGGACTCGACGGGATCGTGTTCCGCTGGCAGTTGTCAGACGACAACGGCGCGACGTGGAGCCCCATGCACCTGCCTGTCGTCATCGGGCCGCGCGGCGACTACTACCCACAACCGATCAGCAATTTTCTTCGGGGCGTCGACGGCACGCTCTACCTGCCGACCGACGGCTCTGGCGGAAGCTCGTTTCTCTGGGCCAGCCGTGACGAAGGCGTCACCTGGCGCGACACCGGCGGACGCACGGGCGGTCGCCACACGGTGTTCGTCAACCTGAAGGATGGCACGATCCTCGGCATGGGTGGGAAGGCGACCAACATCGACGGCTACATGCCGCAGTCCGTCTCGCACGACGGAGGCCGCACGTGGAAAGTGAGCAAGACGGGTTTTCCCTGGCAGGGACCCAGCCAGCAGAAGCCCTCGATCATCCGCCTGGCCAGCGGCCGGCTGTTCTTTGCGGCGGATTGGCTCAACGCCGCGGGCGAACAACCACCCGGCATCAATCGCACCGGTGCCTACGTCGCCCTCTCCGACGATGAAGGCGAGACCTGGACCATCAAAGACCTGCCCGACCTCCCGCCGCACGATCGCTGGCTCTTCCGCGACATGCCCGGCGCCCGGTCGAGTCCACTCAAGGACGGTACGATCGGCTACAGTATCGCCGCGCAGGCTCCGAACGGAATCATTCACCTGCTGGGCAGCGCCACACAGCCACCGCAGCACTATGAAATGAACGAGGCGTGGATCCTGGATCCGACGGCCGGAGCCTCAGACGCAACTGCGGCGATCCCGCCGGACGCCGCCGTGCAAACCTCACGGGACTACCACCCGGATGGCGCGATGAAGGCCCTTTGGAGCGTCCGCCGCGACAGGTCCGGGCGAATGCTTCTGCACGGTACCGAGACGCATTGGTATCCCTCGGGAAGCAAGGAATACGAGGTTACCTGGACCGACGGCCGCAAGAGCGGCCCTGAAACGCATTGGAACGAACAAGGCAACGTGGTCTGGCAGCGCGATCACCGCTCAAACGGCATCACCGTATGGACGCAGTATTGGTCCAGCGGCGCGAGGCACCGCGAGTCCAGTTGGCGCGGCATGCGCGCCGACGGTCCCGCCCGTGAGTGGGACCGCGACGGCAATCTCGTCTCCGAAACCCTCTTCAAGGACGGCGCGGTGCAGCGATAG
- a CDS encoding carbonic anhydrase family protein, translating to MSALRSLVSFSAIFAGTALVAGDGHSHAATTQKSWAGTETRESQAAATPEEAIQLLKDGNARFASGLSSNRDYLAQAKATAKGQYPLAIILGCVDSRVPLETVFDLGIGDAFVARVAGNVTREDVIGSMEFATAAAGAKAILVVGHTACGAVKGAIDRVEMGNLTSLLAQIDPAVEEVSTAPGELRTSGNSAFVDEVTAENVRNVMDHILKESEVIAGLVAEGRVILAGGMYDLDSGKVTFFD from the coding sequence ATGTCTGCACTTCGATCACTCGTCTCTTTCAGCGCCATCTTCGCCGGCACGGCTCTCGTCGCCGGCGACGGTCATTCCCACGCTGCCACAACCCAGAAATCCTGGGCCGGTACCGAGACGCGGGAATCGCAGGCGGCCGCAACCCCTGAGGAAGCCATCCAGCTTCTGAAGGACGGCAATGCGCGGTTTGCGTCGGGACTGAGCAGCAATCGGGACTATCTTGCACAGGCGAAAGCGACGGCCAAAGGACAATATCCGCTGGCCATCATTCTGGGGTGCGTGGACAGCCGGGTTCCGCTGGAGACGGTCTTTGACCTCGGTATTGGCGATGCTTTTGTGGCCCGGGTCGCCGGCAACGTGACCCGTGAGGACGTCATCGGGAGCATGGAGTTTGCAACCGCTGCGGCCGGGGCCAAGGCTATCCTGGTTGTCGGGCACACGGCCTGTGGTGCGGTCAAGGGCGCGATCGATCGGGTGGAGATGGGCAATCTGACCAGTCTCCTCGCCCAGATTGATCCCGCGGTCGAGGAAGTCTCGACGGCGCCGGGCGAGTTGCGCACCTCCGGAAACTCGGCGTTTGTCGATGAAGTGACCGCTGAGAATGTGCGCAACGTGATGGACCATATCCTGAAGGAGAGCGAAGTGATAGCCGGCCTCGTCGCAGAGGGTCGGGTCATTCTTGCCGGTGGCATGTATGACCTGGATTCGGGCAAAGTGACCTTCTTCGATTGA
- a CDS encoding class II fumarate hydratase, giving the protein MNSNIRVETDSMGKINVPASALYGASTQRAVDNFPISGRSLPPRFITTLGLVKRACAEANAELGRLEPALAESIAAAAAEIAEGRLLEHFPLDVFQTGSGTSTNMNANEVIANRCSQIAGQPLGSKRPVHPNDHANCGQSSNDVIPTTLHVSAALSLREDLLPALQGLRTALGEKATQWSDTIKLGRTHLMDATPITLGQEFSGYERQIAKAIERVHRSIAALGELAIGGTAVGTGLNTDAAFGAAVCRILSSHTGIAFREAENHFEAQGGRDDAVEVAGQLCAIAAALTKVANDIRLLGTGPRAGLGELQLPPTQPGSSIMPGKVNPVMSEMLVQTCHYAVGLCQTVTRCGQDGHLELNATLPLIAHCLLTSIRCLANASRTFATHCVEGLGADFKRCFDYAHNALGLATLLNPHIGYDHAAKVAKTAHTDGISIKAAALKLGFLDDASLDEILWGENNR; this is encoded by the coding sequence ATGAACTCGAACATACGCGTCGAAACCGACTCCATGGGGAAAATCAACGTTCCCGCTTCCGCACTTTACGGAGCCTCCACCCAACGGGCGGTTGACAACTTCCCCATCAGCGGCCGATCCCTGCCTCCCCGTTTCATCACCACGTTGGGACTGGTCAAGCGGGCCTGCGCCGAGGCCAATGCCGAATTGGGCCGGCTTGAGCCGGCCCTCGCCGAATCCATCGCCGCCGCCGCCGCCGAGATCGCAGAAGGCCGGCTGCTCGAGCACTTCCCGCTCGATGTGTTCCAGACCGGCTCCGGCACCTCGACCAACATGAACGCCAACGAGGTCATCGCCAACCGATGCTCGCAGATCGCAGGTCAACCCCTTGGTTCCAAGCGTCCGGTGCACCCCAACGATCACGCCAATTGCGGTCAGTCCTCCAACGATGTCATCCCCACCACCCTTCATGTCAGCGCCGCCTTGTCTTTAAGGGAGGACCTCCTCCCCGCCCTGCAAGGCCTGAGGACCGCTCTCGGAGAGAAGGCCACGCAATGGTCGGATACCATCAAGCTGGGCCGCACCCACCTGATGGACGCGACCCCGATCACACTCGGACAGGAGTTCTCCGGCTACGAACGTCAGATCGCCAAGGCCATCGAACGGGTCCATCGCTCCATCGCCGCGCTGGGCGAACTCGCCATCGGCGGCACTGCCGTCGGCACCGGGCTCAACACCGACGCGGCCTTCGGAGCCGCCGTCTGTCGTATCCTTTCATCACATACGGGCATCGCCTTCCGTGAAGCCGAAAATCACTTCGAGGCACAGGGCGGCCGCGACGATGCCGTCGAAGTCGCGGGGCAACTCTGCGCCATCGCCGCCGCCCTGACCAAGGTCGCCAACGACATCCGCCTGCTCGGCACCGGCCCGCGGGCGGGCCTGGGCGAACTCCAGCTACCCCCGACCCAGCCGGGATCCTCCATCATGCCGGGCAAGGTCAATCCGGTCATGTCGGAGATGCTGGTCCAGACCTGTCACTACGCCGTCGGCCTGTGCCAGACGGTGACACGCTGCGGTCAGGACGGTCACCTTGAGCTCAACGCCACCCTGCCCCTGATCGCCCATTGCCTGCTGACCTCGATCCGTTGCCTGGCCAACGCCAGCCGGACCTTCGCCACCCACTGCGTCGAGGGCCTCGGTGCCGACTTTAAGCGGTGCTTCGACTACGCCCACAACGCCCTCGGTCTCGCCACCCTTTTGAATCCCCACATCGGGTATGACCATGCGGCGAAGGTCGCCAAGACCGCGCATACCGACGGCATTTCGATCAAGGCCGCCGCCCTCAAGCTCGGTTTCCTCGACGACGCGTCCCTCGACGAAATTCTCTGGGGAGAGAACAATCGGTGA
- a CDS encoding Fur family transcriptional regulator: MPDLDHLLRKNGIAVTAQRLAVLRAVSVRPHGTADEIAEDVRAEIGVISRQAVYNTLGVLAEKGLLRRIQPSGSPARYENRIGDNHHHLVCRTCGEMVDVDCAVGHAPCLTASSDSGFQIDEAEVVYWGICPKCLEKTQGST, translated from the coding sequence GTGCCCGACTTGGATCACCTGCTTCGCAAAAATGGGATCGCCGTGACGGCCCAGCGCCTGGCTGTCTTGCGGGCGGTGTCGGTTCGGCCCCATGGAACGGCGGATGAGATTGCCGAGGACGTTCGCGCCGAAATCGGGGTCATTTCGCGCCAGGCGGTTTACAATACCCTCGGTGTCCTGGCCGAGAAAGGCCTTCTCCGGCGGATCCAGCCCTCCGGATCACCGGCCCGCTATGAGAATCGGATCGGTGACAACCATCATCACCTGGTCTGCCGCACCTGTGGTGAAATGGTCGACGTCGACTGCGCCGTCGGCCACGCTCCCTGTTTGACCGCGTCCAGCGACTCGGGATTCCAGATCGATGAAGCTGAAGTTGTCTATTGGGGCATCTGTCCCAAGTGTCTCGAGAAAACACAGGGCTCGACCTGA
- a CDS encoding NADH-ubiquinone oxidoreductase-F iron-sulfur binding region domain-containing protein: protein MSRNLSELARRKGIGDNLFSRIGEARAEGTPSRKDMERLADEFLIGPAIVYGTATFYDLLRPENQGKKAYVCNGSACLCAGTQEAVKTELQKHLKPGEIGHLTCLGRCHENGAFHYAGRTYSALDPAGIASVLKGDNSLNRDQFEVRSLGVSVLTAPFEGMLAMAGLLKARLAQDSADVLEEVKRAGVRGRGGAGFPMGAKWEFARKEESKTKFIICNADEGDPGAYSDRYLLEQRPHSVLFGMIIAGYCMGAEWGVLYIRAEYPESFPIIEAAIQEFRDHGLLGRDINGRGFNFEFKIVRGQGAYICGEETALISSIEGQRPEVRTRPPFPAQQGLFNKPTIVNNVETLAVVPYIMRHGGAAYASLGTAKSSGTKLISLDGFFNRPGICEVEMGTPLSEVVHDLGGGFREPVKALHIGGPLGGIVPAGMIDELTVDFESFAGAGFMLGHASIVSIPESFPIMEYLEKLMEFASVESCGKCFPCRLGTKRAHEMLQLANRGEYRIDPALFEDLLHTLESGSLCMHGGGIPLPVRNALQYFSEELSEYFSREVNHA from the coding sequence ATGTCGAGAAACCTGAGCGAACTTGCCCGACGAAAAGGGATTGGCGACAACCTCTTTTCACGGATCGGCGAGGCCAGGGCAGAAGGGACGCCATCACGGAAGGACATGGAACGTCTCGCCGATGAGTTTCTGATTGGTCCGGCCATTGTCTATGGCACGGCGACCTTCTACGATCTGCTTCGCCCCGAAAACCAGGGCAAGAAGGCCTATGTCTGCAACGGTTCGGCCTGTCTCTGCGCAGGAACCCAGGAAGCGGTCAAAACTGAATTGCAGAAGCATCTCAAACCCGGGGAGATCGGTCATCTGACCTGTCTGGGCCGATGTCATGAGAACGGGGCCTTCCACTATGCCGGCAGGACCTACAGCGCCCTGGACCCGGCCGGGATAGCCTCGGTTTTGAAGGGCGACAACTCCCTGAACCGGGACCAATTCGAGGTGAGATCACTTGGCGTGTCGGTGCTGACCGCGCCCTTTGAGGGCATGTTGGCCATGGCCGGGCTGCTTAAGGCCAGGTTGGCGCAGGATTCCGCCGACGTCCTGGAGGAGGTCAAACGGGCGGGTGTCCGGGGCCGCGGAGGCGCCGGGTTTCCGATGGGGGCCAAGTGGGAATTCGCTCGAAAGGAAGAGAGCAAAACGAAATTCATCATCTGCAATGCCGATGAAGGGGATCCGGGCGCCTACTCGGACCGCTACTTGCTCGAACAGCGGCCCCATTCGGTTCTCTTCGGGATGATCATCGCCGGCTATTGCATGGGAGCGGAATGGGGCGTGCTTTATATCCGGGCCGAATACCCCGAATCGTTTCCCATCATTGAGGCCGCCATTCAGGAATTCCGGGATCACGGTCTCCTCGGCAGGGACATCAATGGACGTGGGTTCAATTTCGAATTCAAGATCGTCCGGGGGCAGGGGGCTTATATCTGCGGGGAGGAGACGGCCCTGATCAGCAGCATCGAGGGACAGCGTCCCGAAGTGCGAACCCGTCCCCCGTTTCCGGCTCAGCAGGGCCTTTTCAACAAGCCGACCATTGTGAACAACGTCGAAACCCTGGCGGTCGTACCTTATATCATGCGACATGGCGGGGCAGCCTATGCGTCCTTGGGAACCGCAAAATCCAGCGGAACCAAGCTGATCAGTCTGGACGGCTTCTTCAATCGTCCCGGTATCTGCGAAGTGGAGATGGGGACCCCCCTTTCCGAAGTGGTCCATGATCTTGGAGGCGGCTTCAGGGAACCGGTCAAGGCCCTCCATATCGGCGGGCCGCTGGGCGGCATCGTTCCGGCGGGGATGATTGACGAACTGACCGTCGATTTCGAATCCTTTGCCGGGGCCGGCTTCATGCTGGGCCATGCCTCGATCGTCTCCATTCCGGAGTCCTTTCCCATCATGGAGTATCTGGAGAAGCTGATGGAATTCGCCTCGGTCGAAAGCTGCGGGAAGTGTTTCCCCTGCCGGCTGGGGACGAAGCGGGCCCACGAGATGCTCCAGCTGGCCAATCGAGGCGAATACCGCATCGATCCCGCTCTCTTTGAGGATCTTCTCCATACCCTTGAATCCGGTTCGCTCTGCATGCACGGGGGCGGAATTCCCCTCCCGGTCAGAAACGCCCTGCAGTATTTCAGCGAAGAGTTGAGCGAGTATTTTTCACGGGAGGTGAACCATGCCTGA
- a CDS encoding DUF1684 domain-containing protein, translating to MPKQSWIWAVAFFMSSGIVGCLEGAFSVDATITARAEKDTHMRDDPTSPFNYEKHPVAFSPLRYYEPKADWVFESRLEVYAEPEAVTIYDTKGRERKGHLFGHLSFVKDGLMHKVHVYRMESRDGYHYSIWFTDQTTGKSTYEVGRYLDFELSEDTDHVYTLDFNMAYNPWCAYSPAYGCAIPRKVDFLNLAIEAGEKKWHD from the coding sequence ATGCCAAAGCAGTCGTGGATCTGGGCCGTGGCCTTTTTCATGAGTTCGGGGATTGTGGGGTGCCTGGAGGGCGCCTTTTCAGTTGATGCAACCATCACGGCAAGGGCTGAAAAGGATACCCACATGCGGGATGATCCGACATCTCCGTTCAACTATGAAAAGCACCCGGTCGCGTTCTCGCCGCTGAGGTATTATGAGCCGAAGGCCGACTGGGTCTTTGAGAGCCGGCTCGAGGTTTACGCCGAGCCGGAAGCCGTCACGATCTACGACACCAAGGGTCGTGAGAGGAAAGGACACCTCTTCGGACATCTCAGCTTCGTCAAAGACGGCCTCATGCACAAGGTGCACGTCTATCGAATGGAGTCGAGGGATGGGTATCATTATTCGATCTGGTTCACCGACCAGACCACGGGCAAATCGACCTACGAAGTGGGCCGTTACCTCGACTTCGAATTGTCGGAAGATACGGACCATGTCTATACTCTGGATTTCAACATGGCCTACAATCCCTGGTGCGCCTATTCACCGGCCTATGGCTGCGCCATTCCGCGCAAAGTAGACTTCCTCAACCTGGCCATCGAAGCAGGGGAGAAGAAGTGGCACGATTGA
- the katG gene encoding catalase/peroxidase HPI yields the protein MSDNISKCPVMGGTQARPAPTTMSNQHWWPDQLNLKILHQRSALSDPMGEEFNYAEEFKTIDLNALKADLEALMTTSQDWWPADYGHYGPLFIRMAWHSAGTYRIHDGRGGAGNGTQRFAPLNSWPDNANLDKARRLLWPIKQKYGRKLSWADLMVFAGNCALESMGLKTVGFGGGREDVWEPEEDIYWGPETEWLGDKRYTGDRELENPLGAVQMGLIYVNPEGPNGNPDPKLAAKDIRETFLRMAMNDEETVALIAGGHTFGKTHGAADPVKYVGREPEGAPIEEQGLGWKNSFGTGNAGDTITSGLEGAWTTEPAKWDNNFFENLFGYDWVLTRSPAGAQQWTPKQKSANGTVPDAHDPAKRHAPMMLTTDLALKEDPAYAKISRRFHKNPDQFAKAFAKAWFKLTHRDMGPVSRYVGSMVPRKQEIWQDPVPAVDHKLIGKKDIATLKKTLLASGVSVSQLVTTAWASAATFRGTDKRGGANGARIRLAPQKDWEVNQPEELAKVLKKLKRIQTDFNRSQSGGKKISLADLIVLGGCAAVEKAAKDAGHKVDVPFTPGRTDATQSQTDVESFAVLEPVADGFRNYVKPELAKQSEALLVEKAQLLTLTAPEMTVLVGGLRVLNTNVGQSQLGVFTKRPGKLTNDFFVNLLAMDTEWKKSARCEYFYEGSERGSGEVKWMGSAVDLIFGSNSQLRALAEVYACDDSQGKFVQDFVAAWNKVMNLDRFDLKA from the coding sequence ATGTCAGACAATATAAGCAAGTGCCCTGTGATGGGCGGAACTCAAGCCCGCCCCGCTCCGACGACCATGTCGAACCAACACTGGTGGCCCGACCAGTTGAACCTGAAAATACTCCATCAGAGATCCGCCCTGTCCGACCCGATGGGAGAGGAATTCAACTACGCCGAGGAGTTCAAGACCATTGACCTGAACGCTCTCAAGGCGGACCTCGAGGCGCTCATGACCACCTCACAGGACTGGTGGCCCGCCGACTACGGGCACTACGGTCCGCTATTCATCCGCATGGCCTGGCACAGTGCCGGCACTTACCGCATCCATGACGGTCGCGGCGGCGCCGGAAACGGCACACAACGTTTCGCGCCACTCAACAGCTGGCCGGATAACGCCAACCTCGACAAAGCGCGTCGGTTGCTCTGGCCGATCAAGCAGAAGTACGGGCGGAAACTCTCATGGGCGGACCTTATGGTCTTCGCCGGCAACTGCGCCCTGGAGTCGATGGGCTTGAAGACAGTCGGATTCGGCGGTGGTCGCGAGGACGTCTGGGAGCCCGAGGAGGACATTTACTGGGGGCCGGAAACCGAGTGGCTGGGAGACAAACGCTACACCGGAGACCGGGAACTCGAGAATCCCCTCGGAGCCGTGCAGATGGGCCTGATCTACGTGAACCCCGAGGGACCGAACGGCAACCCGGATCCCAAACTGGCGGCGAAGGACATTCGGGAGACGTTCCTGCGCATGGCCATGAACGACGAAGAGACGGTCGCACTCATCGCCGGCGGACACACCTTCGGCAAGACGCACGGCGCGGCGGACCCGGTCAAGTATGTCGGCCGCGAGCCCGAGGGCGCGCCCATCGAGGAACAGGGTCTTGGCTGGAAGAATTCGTTCGGCACCGGCAATGCCGGTGACACCATCACCAGTGGATTGGAGGGGGCCTGGACAACGGAACCCGCAAAGTGGGACAACAACTTCTTTGAAAACCTGTTTGGCTACGATTGGGTGCTGACCAGGAGCCCGGCCGGCGCCCAGCAATGGACCCCGAAGCAGAAGTCGGCCAATGGCACGGTTCCCGATGCCCATGACCCGGCAAAGAGGCACGCCCCCATGATGCTCACGACGGATCTGGCGCTGAAGGAAGACCCGGCCTACGCCAAGATCTCCAGGCGTTTTCACAAGAACCCGGACCAGTTCGCCAAGGCCTTTGCCAAGGCGTGGTTCAAACTCACCCACCGCGACATGGGACCCGTCAGCCGCTATGTCGGATCAATGGTTCCCAGGAAGCAGGAGATCTGGCAGGATCCTGTTCCCGCGGTCGACCACAAGCTGATCGGGAAGAAGGACATCGCCACGCTCAAGAAGACACTTCTCGCATCGGGAGTCTCCGTCTCACAGCTGGTCACGACCGCCTGGGCCTCGGCAGCAACATTCCGCGGCACTGACAAGCGCGGTGGTGCCAACGGAGCCCGCATCCGTCTTGCACCCCAGAAGGACTGGGAGGTCAATCAACCCGAGGAACTGGCGAAGGTGCTGAAGAAGCTGAAGCGGATCCAGACCGACTTCAACCGCTCGCAATCCGGCGGCAAGAAGATCTCGCTGGCGGACCTGATCGTGCTGGGCGGATGCGCCGCCGTCGAGAAGGCGGCGAAGGATGCCGGACACAAAGTGGACGTGCCGTTCACGCCGGGCCGGACGGACGCGACCCAGAGCCAGACGGATGTCGAATCCTTCGCCGTGCTCGAGCCGGTCGCCGATGGTTTCCGCAACTACGTGAAGCCGGAGCTGGCGAAGCAATCGGAGGCGCTGCTGGTCGAGAAGGCGCAACTGCTGACCCTGACAGCCCCCGAGATGACGGTCCTCGTCGGCGGTCTCCGTGTTCTGAATACCAACGTCGGTCAGTCCCAGCTCGGTGTCTTCACCAAGCGACCCGGGAAACTGACCAACGATTTCTTCGTGAACCTGCTCGCCATGGACACCGAGTGGAAAAAGTCCGCGCGCTGTGAATACTTCTACGAAGGCAGTGAACGCGGATCCGGCGAGGTGAAGTGGATGGGCTCGGCCGTCGACCTCATATTCGGCTCAAACTCCCAACTGCGCGCCCTTGCGGAAGTCTATGCCTGTGACGACTCGCAGGGGAAGTTTGTGCAGGACTTCGTGGCGGCCTGGAACAAGGTCATGAATCTCGATCGATTCGATCTCAAGGCCTGA
- a CDS encoding formylglycine-generating enzyme family protein produces the protein MSLYRALSRNLPFITALCAVATLQAQSQDAGLPESFVTNNGVKMILIHAGTFTMGNELATDANALGQQGRVFTHGGEDERPTHRVSLTYDFYISETEVLASQITKYQEDHEDTGLFHPFATGISWEDAVGFTQWMNRKEDGAYQDEVNELIPAPAPEPGAAKNLFFRLPTEAEWEYVARAGSTDHFSAGSLPPESGEPNAWGVKNMHTDAMEWVLDWYGDYPDSHQTDPVGPAAGVVRVVRGGGLNMPFHGGSSKYRNDGRMPFYRRSASRAGTQGWRGRHNIGFRIVGGTSSLDTAARGGTEVTLAVCATG, from the coding sequence ATGAGCCTATACCGAGCCCTTTCCCGAAACCTACCGTTCATCACCGCGCTCTGTGCGGTCGCCACACTCCAGGCACAATCACAGGACGCCGGGCTCCCGGAGAGCTTTGTCACCAACAATGGGGTCAAGATGATCCTCATCCATGCCGGCACCTTCACCATGGGCAATGAGCTTGCCACCGACGCCAACGCACTTGGCCAGCAAGGGAGGGTATTCACACACGGCGGCGAGGACGAGCGGCCGACACACCGGGTCTCCCTCACCTACGACTTCTACATCTCCGAGACCGAGGTGCTCGCAAGCCAGATCACCAAGTATCAGGAGGATCACGAGGACACGGGACTCTTTCATCCGTTCGCAACCGGGATCAGCTGGGAAGACGCGGTCGGTTTCACGCAATGGATGAACCGGAAGGAAGACGGGGCCTATCAAGACGAGGTCAATGAGCTCATTCCGGCCCCGGCCCCGGAACCCGGCGCGGCGAAGAACCTGTTCTTCCGGTTGCCGACCGAGGCCGAGTGGGAATACGTCGCGCGCGCCGGCTCGACGGACCATTTCTCGGCGGGATCCCTCCCCCCGGAAAGCGGTGAACCCAACGCCTGGGGAGTAAAGAACATGCACACCGACGCGATGGAGTGGGTCCTCGACTGGTATGGCGACTATCCGGACTCCCACCAGACCGACCCGGTCGGACCCGCTGCGGGAGTTGTGCGCGTGGTGCGCGGCGGCGGGTTGAACATGCCCTTTCACGGCGGTTCATCGAAGTATAGAAACGACGGTCGGATGCCGTTCTACCGACGGTCGGCGAGCCGTGCGGGCACCCAGGGTTGGCGCGGCCGCCACAATATCGGCTTCAGGATCGTGGGCGGCACCTCTTCCCTCGACACCGCCGCGCGCGGTGGAACCGAAGTCACCCTTGCAGTTTGTGCGACAGGATAA
- the lpxD gene encoding UDP-3-O-(3-hydroxymyristoyl)glucosamine N-acyltransferase, which yields MTITAAALAFHLNGEVIGDGSIELSGFATADRAHPGDLTFAEKDSYFAAANACQATAILVSGECPSTSKVLIRVANPRIAAAHAIPLFFPPEEFAAGIHPSASIAASAEIDPSAHIGPGCVIGENVRIGAGSALIGGNHVAHGVRLGSDVRLHPNVVLYANTEIGDRTIIHAGTVIGADGYGYVFDKGRHLKMPQVGNVVIGSDVEIGSNTSIDRAALGSTVIGSGTKIDNLVHIAHNVIFGENCLILGQCGFAGSTEFGDYCVIASQSGVAGHLKIGKQVTIGSKSGVMRDIPDKDTVLGYPAVSHTQAKRQWVSVQRLPEIQNQLRELKKQVAALQAKLE from the coding sequence ATGACGATTACGGCCGCAGCACTGGCATTTCATTTGAACGGCGAAGTCATTGGTGACGGCAGCATCGAGCTCTCCGGCTTCGCCACTGCGGACCGCGCCCATCCCGGCGATCTGACGTTTGCAGAAAAAGACAGCTATTTTGCAGCGGCCAATGCCTGCCAGGCCACCGCCATTCTGGTCTCGGGCGAATGCCCATCGACCTCGAAAGTGTTGATCCGCGTGGCCAACCCGCGTATCGCCGCCGCCCACGCCATACCGCTCTTTTTCCCGCCGGAGGAATTCGCAGCAGGCATTCACCCGAGTGCAAGTATTGCCGCCAGCGCAGAGATCGACCCGAGCGCTCATATTGGACCCGGCTGCGTCATCGGCGAAAACGTGCGCATCGGCGCGGGTAGCGCGCTGATCGGCGGAAATCATGTCGCACATGGAGTCAGACTCGGCAGCGACGTCCGTTTGCATCCTAACGTGGTCCTTTACGCGAACACCGAGATCGGTGACCGCACGATCATCCACGCCGGAACCGTGATCGGTGCAGACGGCTATGGCTACGTATTTGACAAAGGGCGACACCTCAAAATGCCACAGGTCGGGAACGTGGTGATTGGTAGCGATGTGGAAATCGGCTCCAATACATCGATTGATCGCGCCGCTCTGGGATCGACGGTCATCGGGTCCGGTACGAAAATCGACAACCTGGTCCACATTGCGCACAACGTCATCTTCGGTGAGAATTGCCTGATTCTGGGCCAATGCGGATTTGCGGGCAGCACCGAGTTTGGCGATTACTGTGTCATCGCTTCTCAGTCCGGCGTTGCGGGACACCTGAAGATCGGCAAGCAGGTCACCATCGGCAGCAAGTCCGGCGTCATGCGCGATATCCCGGATAAGGACACGGTGCTCGGCTATCCTGCCGTGTCGCACACCCAGGCCAAGCGTCAGTGGGTCAGTGTCCAACGTCTGCCCGAGATTCAGAATCAGCTGCGTGAGCTGAAGAAGCAGGTTGCGGCGCTCCAGGCAAAGCTGGAATAA